The following DNA comes from Enterocloster bolteae.
ATACCGCTATCCCAAGCCTTCAGAGACATTTACACAGCTGGAGGAACGAAGCTACCGGAAAGCGCCGTCCAAGCGCATGGCGGTCCGCCTGGGTGTCGACCAGTATTATGACTATCATATTGACAGCTGCAAAGCCGCTGATCCCGCCACAGTTCGGATCTCCCTAAGACAGCACATCGGCGCCCCCAGCCAACCTGTGGTACAGACAGGTGACACGGTTTCGTGCGGGCAGCTGATCGGAGCGATTCCTGCGGAGGCGCTGGGTGCCAACATTCATGCGAGTATATCCGGAACCGTCGTACAGGTTACTGATACTGAAATTGTTATTTCTGCTGACAGGCAGTAGTTAGGAGGAAAATCATATGATTACCATCGGTTTTTTAGAATTAAACAGCATTGCCAAAGGAATCCTGGCCGCAGACATGATGCTCAAGGCAGCGGAAATCAAGCTTGTCTCTGCAAGGCCCAGCTGTCCCGGCAAGTATCAGATTTTAATAACAGGGGAAGTTTCAGCCGTGGAATCAGCTTTGAGGATCGGTGAGGAAAGCGCTAAAACCAATGTGGTGGACCGGCTTCTCATCCCCAGAGTAAACCCGCAGGTGATTGAGGCCATCAACATGTCCTCCATGCCCTCCAGCCTAAAGGCGCTGGGCATTCTGGAGTTTTTCTCCGTCACAGGCGCAATCATCGCCGCCGATGCAGCGGCCAAGGCGGCCAATGTATCCCTAATCGAAATCCGCCTGGGAACAGGGATTGGGGGCAAATCCTTTGTAACCTTTACAGGGGATGTGGGCGCGGTGGAGGAAAGCGTGGAGGCAGGTGCAAAGACAGCAGAAAACAGCGGCGCACTGCTTGAAAAGGTTGTGATTGCCCATCCGGACAAGGAACTGTACCGCAGCCTGCTTTGATAAAGGAGACAACATTATGAATGAAACACATACAGCAAAAGAAATAACAGCCGCCCTTTTGGACGCGCTGAAGCATCAGGGATTATGTTTAAAAGAAGCCTTGCAGATGATTGAAAAAGGCGAAGAAATGGCAGAGATCATCCATGTACCCATGGTTATCACAGTGGTGGATGAGGGTGGCAATACAGTTGCCATGCACCGGATGGATGACTCCCTCCTGGCCAGCATCTCCATCTCCTACTCGAAAGCGTACACGGCGGCGGCGCTCCGCGCGCCAACCGGGGAAGCCGCCAGGGATATCCTGCCGGGACAGTCCTTATACGGGCTCCAGCAGACCCATCCCGGCAAGTTCTGTATCTTCGGCGGAGGAATCCCCATCATGAAGAACGGACGCTGTATCGGCGGTCTGGGCGTATCCGGCGGCACTGTGGAACAGGACATGACCGTGGCCAGACACGCGTTATCACTGGATTAAAACAAACAATACGGAAAAAACAGGAGACACCGGAATCTTCCGGATGTCTCCTCAGACTGTAGACAAAGCGGCTCTGGGATTTGTATCCCAGAGCCATTTTTCTCTTATTATCCGAATTGTGTATAAAATAGAAATTTTGTGTGGCTCCCCTTCTTCCAGGAGTCCCCATTTTGCCTTAATCTTCGCCAGTTTTTTGAGATTCATGCAGGCAAATGTAAGCCCGGCTTTCATTTCCATTCGGGCTTTTCCATACATCTGTGTATACCGGAATCCATGATTCTCCTTTGCACTTGCGAATACTCGTTCAATGGTTTCTTTTCTTTGCGAATATAACTCTTTCATCCCAAGCGTATGACGGATATCTTCACACGTTTCCAGGTATGGCTCCCATATGTAGCGTGTAACAACCTTTACATGATCCTTGCTTTGGGTACACTGCTCCAGGTATGGACAGTTTTCGCAGACCGTTCCGCTGCTCTTATATTCACGATATCCATCACGGTTGGTTGTACGATAGGACAGTACCTGATTGTTTGGACAGATATAGCAATCATAATACTCATCATAAACGTACTCATATTTCTTGAAGAACCCTTTTTTGGTCATGGGACACTTGTATGGCAAAAGCGGCTTGATCCCATCATCTATCAGGAGTTTTGCTATACCGGGGGTTTTATATCCTGCATCGGCTATCAGCGTCTTGATTCCAATCTCTTTTATCTTGTCATACAGGAACTTAAAGGTTCTGCTGTCATGATGGTTTCCCGGATGAACACTATAACCAAGTATTCAGCCATTCTTATCACACGCGGTCTGTACTGCATAGGCAAATACACTTTTATGTTCCCCTTTGTGGAACCATCCACTTTCAGGGTCAGAAGTACTTGTTTTAATCGTCTTTTCTTCTTTGCCACCGGATGGGCCGGATGGCGGATTACTGTCATCATCCTTTTCTTTCAGAGGCCGTTTACCATGTGCTTCACGGTCTTCATTGATTTCCTTCTTTAGCAAATCTTCAAAAAACAAAGCCTCCTCCTGAGCAATCCGCTTCTGCATCTTTTTATTGTTTGCCCTGGCTTTTACATGGGTAGAATCCACGAAGACCTCACTTGGGTCTATCAGTTTAAATTTATAACATTCCTGCAGTATATGGGAAAATATCTGCTCAAAAAGGCCAGTGTCCTTAAAACGGCGGGTATAGTTTTTTCCGAACGTTGAGAAATGAGGGACCTTATCCATCATTTCAAGTCCAAGAAACCATCGATAAGCTACATTTACTTCGATTTCCTTTACGGTCTGCCGCATGCTTTTGATACCATACAGGTACTAGATGAATGGAAGCTTTATCAACATGACCGGGTCCATACTGGGGCGTCCATTATCAGGACTGTACTTGTCCACTACAAGGCCATAGATGAAGTTCCAGTCAATCGCTTTATCAATGATTCGCAGAAGATGATCCTGGGGAACCATGTCATCCATACAGAATATCTGAATCTTTCCTCTTTTCTTGTCCTTATTTTGAGTCATCATAGAAATATCCCACCTTCCTTTGATACTTCCATTCTATCAGAAAAGAGCTATAAAATCCTGAAAACAGGAATATTTATAGCTCTTTTAACGAAAAATCCGAGGCGTGAGCCTTGGGCTTTGTCTACAGTCTGAGGAGACACCGGAATCTTCCGGATGTCTCCTATCTTTTACTGTCTTTTACTGAGTACGGTTACTCCTGCCCTTCCTTCTTCTTCTTGTTGGGAATGTAATAACAGTTGGGGCATTCATCCGGGTCCTTCTCTGCTTTCTTGTTCTGATATAGGCAGTTTGGGCAGTCGTCTGGAGTTTCTTCTATCTTGTCCGTTTTATAAAAATTACCGGAGTACTTCTTATCACTCATGCTGTTACCTCCTAGTTATGAGCACTTAGAGACCGTATTCTGGTCTCTAAGTGCGATACATGTCACTGGCACTTGGCGAGGTCCTGTCGAGCTTAGTGCAGTGACGAAAATGTGGTGTATTTCTTCTTTATCTGTGATATCATTATAACAGAAACAATCATGCAAATAAAGGAGGAATCAAAATTGAACCGAATCATTGGAAAAAAAGCTCCTGACTTTCACTTAAAGGCTGTCTCCGGGGATGGAGAGGATTTCTTTGATGTGAGCCTTGATACCTATAAGGGGCACTGGCTGGTCCTGTTCTTCTATCCCATGGATTTCACTTTCGTCTGCCCCACCGAGATCACCACGTTTAGCAATGACCTGTATCTGTTTGATGAAGCGGATGCCAAACTTCTGGCAGTCAGCACAGACAGCGAATACACGCATCAGGCTTGGATCCGCAACGGCCTTGGCCGCATTGGTTATCCCCTGGGAGCCGACAAGACCTTGTCCATGGCGGCTGACTACGGAGTACTTCTGGAGGACCAGGGAGTTGCGCTGCGCGGCCTGTTTATTATTGATCCTGACCAGACGATCCGCTACAGCGTGATCCACGACAACAACATCGGCAGAAACACCCAGGAGGTTCTGCGGGTCTTAAAAGCGCTTCAGACCGGTTCGCTCTGTGGTGCCAACTGGACCATCGGGAGCCAGCCCCTGAAAGAGGACCGGCCCTCTCTTCCCGACTCCTTCGCTTCTGACAAAACGGTGAGAATTTATACCCTTCCC
Coding sequences within:
- a CDS encoding BMC domain-containing protein yields the protein MITIGFLELNSIAKGILAADMMLKAAEIKLVSARPSCPGKYQILITGEVSAVESALRIGEESAKTNVVDRLLIPRVNPQVIEAINMSSMPSSLKALGILEFFSVTGAIIAADAAAKAANVSLIEIRLGTGIGGKSFVTFTGDVGAVEESVEAGAKTAENSGALLEKVVIAHPDKELYRSLL
- a CDS encoding GlcG/HbpS family heme-binding protein; this translates as MNETHTAKEITAALLDALKHQGLCLKEALQMIEKGEEMAEIIHVPMVITVVDEGGNTVAMHRMDDSLLASISISYSKAYTAAALRAPTGEAARDILPGQSLYGLQQTHPGKFCIFGGGIPIMKNGRCIGGLGVSGGTVEQDMTVARHALSLD